One genomic segment of Spiroplasma endosymbiont of Poecilobothrus nobilitatus includes these proteins:
- the lon gene encoding endopeptidase La, with protein sequence MDSKITQLKNVPVLVTRGSYIFPGFEQVLEVGRDKSILAVNTASKDFDNHIVLVSQKKPLEDNPKLSEIYRIGILAELKIRKLWEDGSLTVNFKAVDRIKILDLHEGGFYAADIDILKSFVKSEDKIVEKLTANIKELMELQDILPEDLLDQIGDSVDGNEVVDTIAQFLPFIPVAKKQEIIEELDVEKRLQIIFDHLVNKQQANDIDNKISKKIKERVDEQQREYYLREKLKAIKDELDEFDGAADEMKLYKERLTKEPFPKNIKERIEQEIIRYEALPQASSESNIIRTYIDWMMQIPWWEKTEEKNDLKFAKEVLDKYHFGLDKVKERIIEYLAVKTMTKSLKGQIICLVGPPGVGKTSLAKSISETTGRKFVKMALGGVKEESEIRGHRKTYIGAMPGRIIQSMKRAGSINPLFLLDEIDKMASDYRGDPASAMLEVLDPEQNSTFSDNYLEETYDLSDVMFIATANYYDNIPEALIDRMEIIQLSSYTELEKFHIAKDYLVPKVLSNNSLADGQLTITDDAINEIIKYYTREAGVRQLERDLNAVARKFIVKFLNKEMVNLTVKPDTVNDLLGKRRFEHTEKEKESQVGVVTGLAYTQFGGDILPIEVNSFLGKGSLVLTGKLGDIMKESASIALDYVKANSGKFNIDPKFFETHDIHIHVPEGAVPKDGPSAGITLTTAIISSLSNRPVSKYIGMTGEITLRGQVLPIGGLREKSISANRSGLKTILIPHKNIKDIEDIPKEVQETLNIIPVGTYDEVFKNVFGTN encoded by the coding sequence GCAAGGATTTCGATAATCATATTGTGTTAGTTAGTCAAAAAAAACCGTTAGAAGATAATCCAAAATTATCTGAAATTTATCGAATTGGGATTTTAGCAGAGTTAAAAATTCGTAAACTATGGGAAGATGGTAGTCTAACAGTTAATTTTAAAGCAGTTGATCGAATAAAAATTTTAGATTTACATGAAGGAGGATTTTATGCTGCTGATATTGATATTTTAAAATCATTTGTTAAATCAGAAGATAAAATTGTTGAAAAATTAACAGCGAATATTAAAGAATTAATGGAATTACAAGATATTTTACCAGAAGATTTATTAGATCAAATTGGTGATTCAGTTGATGGGAATGAAGTTGTTGACACAATTGCCCAATTTTTACCATTTATTCCAGTAGCAAAAAAACAAGAAATTATTGAAGAATTAGATGTTGAAAAAAGGCTTCAAATTATTTTTGATCATTTAGTTAATAAACAACAAGCAAATGATATTGATAATAAAATTAGCAAAAAAATTAAAGAACGAGTTGATGAACAACAACGTGAATATTACTTACGAGAAAAATTAAAAGCAATTAAAGATGAACTAGATGAATTTGATGGCGCCGCTGATGAAATGAAATTATATAAAGAACGATTAACAAAAGAACCATTTCCAAAAAATATTAAAGAACGAATTGAACAAGAAATCATTCGTTATGAAGCATTACCACAAGCATCAAGTGAATCAAATATTATTCGAACTTATATTGATTGAATGATGCAAATTCCATGATGGGAAAAAACAGAAGAAAAAAATGATTTAAAATTTGCAAAAGAAGTGTTAGATAAATATCATTTTGGTTTAGATAAAGTTAAGGAAAGAATTATTGAATACTTAGCTGTTAAAACAATGACTAAATCTTTAAAAGGACAAATTATTTGTTTAGTAGGGCCACCAGGGGTTGGAAAAACAAGTTTAGCAAAATCAATCTCTGAAACAACAGGGCGAAAATTTGTTAAAATGGCCTTGGGAGGCGTAAAAGAAGAGTCAGAAATTCGCGGGCATCGTAAAACATATATTGGAGCGATGCCAGGACGCATTATTCAGTCAATGAAACGTGCTGGTTCAATAAATCCATTATTTTTATTAGATGAAATTGATAAAATGGCATCAGATTATCGCGGTGATCCCGCTAGTGCAATGTTAGAAGTATTAGATCCAGAACAAAATTCAACCTTTTCTGACAACTACTTAGAAGAAACATATGATTTAAGTGATGTTATGTTTATTGCAACAGCCAATTATTATGATAATATTCCAGAAGCTTTAATTGACCGAATGGAAATTATTCAATTATCATCATATACTGAATTGGAGAAATTCCACATTGCAAAAGATTATTTAGTTCCAAAAGTATTAAGTAATAATAGTTTAGCAGATGGACAATTAACAATTACCGATGATGCAATTAATGAAATAATTAAATATTATACGCGTGAAGCAGGAGTTCGTCAGTTAGAACGAGATTTAAATGCTGTTGCACGTAAATTTATTGTTAAGTTCTTAAATAAAGAAATGGTTAATTTAACAGTTAAACCAGACACTGTTAATGATTTATTAGGTAAACGTCGTTTTGAACATACCGAAAAAGAAAAAGAATCACAAGTTGGAGTTGTAACAGGATTAGCATATACTCAATTTGGTGGTGATATTTTACCAATTGAAGTTAATAGTTTCTTAGGAAAAGGTTCATTAGTGTTAACTGGAAAATTAGGTGACATAATGAAAGAATCAGCATCAATTGCGTTAGACTATGTAAAAGCAAATTCTGGCAAATTTAACATTGATCCAAAATTCTTTGAAACACATGATATTCATATTCACGTTCCAGAAGGAGCAGTTCCAAAAGATGGACCATCAGCTGGAATTACCTTAACAACAGCGATTATCAGTTCTTTAAGTAATCGTCCGGTATCGAAATATATTGGAATGACTGGTGAAATTACTTTACGAGGACAAGTCTTACCAATTGGTGGCTTACGAGAAAAATCAATTTCGGCCAACCGTAGTGGTTTAAAAACAATTTTAATTCCACATAAAAATATTAAAGATATTGAAGATATTCCAAAAGAAGTGCAAGAAACATTGAATATTATTCCAGTTGGAACATATGATGAAGTTTTCAAAAATGTTTTTGGCACAAACTAA
- a CDS encoding IS30 family transposase has product MQKYTHVKYDERNLFNDLLLSDSCKKKNGTLNLSEIARQMGRAVNTVKREINRFKKVEDYMPVESQKDYKQKRKKCIKKLPTFTDEQQEFLNLRFNILGDSPAEIIQRFLIKFGIKFPACLKTFYKWIFLGLLGLLKKNLLNGGRRNRTKKRPDNRGKLDERFRSIWDIENKQSNVGWFEMDTVVGKDHQSSCLVLVEQSSKKYFAMKLEEHTANEVLEKLEELVRINGLVGKIKGIITDRGKEFSKFEEMEKIAGANVYYCDPGSPKQKPLIERINREFRKRYGKGTDFNPVTQQEMDLVVDIINEKLRPCLNWRTSKEVFLENFK; this is encoded by the coding sequence ATGCAAAAATATACACATGTAAAATATGATGAACGAAATTTATTTAATGATTTATTGTTATCTGATAGTTGTAAAAAGAAAAATGGCACACTTAATTTATCTGAAATAGCAAGACAAATGGGTCGTGCAGTTAATACTGTTAAAAGAGAAATAAATCGATTTAAAAAGGTAGAAGATTATATGCCAGTTGAATCACAAAAAGATTATAAACAAAAAAGAAAAAAATGTATTAAAAAACTGCCCACATTTACAGACGAACAACAAGAATTTTTAAATTTAAGATTTAATATTTTGGGTGATTCACCAGCAGAAATTATTCAGCGATTTTTAATAAAGTTTGGTATCAAATTTCCCGCTTGCCTTAAAACATTTTATAAATGAATTTTTTTAGGTCTTTTGGGTTTGTTAAAGAAAAATTTATTAAATGGTGGTAGAAGAAATAGAACAAAGAAAAGACCTGATAATCGTGGAAAATTAGATGAAAGATTTAGGTCAATTTGAGATATTGAAAATAAACAATCTAATGTTGGTTGATTTGAAATGGATACGGTAGTTGGTAAAGACCATCAATCTAGTTGTTTAGTATTAGTTGAGCAATCAAGCAAAAAATACTTTGCTATGAAATTAGAAGAACATACTGCTAATGAAGTTTTAGAAAAACTTGAAGAATTAGTTAGAATTAATGGTTTAGTTGGAAAAATTAAAGGAATAATAACAGATAGAGGGAAAGAATTTAGTAAATTTGAAGAAATGGAAAAGATTGCTGGAGCTAATGTTTATTATTGTGACCCAGGTTCACCTAAACAAAAACCCTTAATTGAAAGAATAAACCGTGAATTTAGGAAACGATATGGTAAAGGAACAGATTTTAATCCTGTTACACAACAAGAAATGGATTTAGTAGTTGATATTATAAATGAAAAATTAAGGCCTTGTTTAAATTGAAGAACATCTAAAGAAGTATTTTTAGAGAATTTTAAATAA
- a CDS encoding PBSX family phage terminase large subunit: MLNHFTYLLETPYWLLQNSNIGNKYPFAKKYDLVNEINQIGTRYSGKTISNIKMFGELLKISLLIKQPICIIASMYWSKDLKDSVFQNIWNMLDENNIPYTINLSNFTFTLSNGSKIYCKGLHSPSRKEKLKAFADLNKYKLVIDWREECDQFQQKDLSDLEFAIRGYKNKITINTCNPESLKRYIVGYCNELLPFNEEIMRSKYEQIKYIEKWNMKIIIHYSSWRLNYELPQDKVNEQLRLEQLDIERARVWSWGLPGNTNGSIFARYIDIMQATDIIQPTKLLGGVDIANATSPKGHTTAASFWIYNSFDKKAYKVAEYTHSNATQQFKTELEQVKDILEFYNNQLNQYFNLIQQGISINVDDSAYSTLQSLNREKYNYSFCQYMTFKPAQKQKFKIRHRIEAFTMLINTNQLKWLWEKCPVSKTQYELIQWEDKPDAREERMLDLYDDTFDSDFYALHFELVPMVNHNSSSDYKLWQQREWLT; encoded by the coding sequence ATGCTTAATCATTTTACTTATTTGTTAGAAACTCCTTATTGGTTATTACAAAATAGTAACATTGGTAATAAATATCCATTTGCTAAAAAATATGACTTAGTTAATGAAATTAATCAAATTGGAACACGATATAGTGGTAAAACTATATCAAATATTAAAATGTTTGGTGAATTATTAAAAATTAGTTTATTAATTAAACAACCAATTTGTATCATTGCTAGTATGTATTGGAGTAAAGATTTAAAAGATAGTGTCTTTCAAAATATATGAAATATGTTAGATGAAAATAATATACCTTATACTATTAATTTATCAAATTTTACTTTTACTTTATCAAATGGGAGCAAAATATATTGTAAAGGTTTACATTCACCAAGTCGGAAAGAAAAATTAAAAGCTTTTGCTGATTTGAATAAATATAAATTAGTAATTGATTGAAGAGAAGAATGTGACCAATTTCAACAAAAAGATTTAAGTGATTTAGAGTTTGCTATTCGTGGTTATAAAAATAAAATAACAATTAATACATGTAATCCTGAAAGTTTAAAAAGATATATTGTTGGTTATTGTAATGAATTATTACCTTTTAATGAAGAAATAATGCGTAGTAAATATGAACAAATTAAATATATTGAAAAATGAAATATGAAAATTATTATTCATTATTCTAGTTGAAGACTTAATTATGAATTACCACAAGATAAAGTTAATGAACAATTAAGATTAGAACAATTAGATATTGAAAGAGCAAGAGTTTGGAGTTGAGGTTTACCAGGTAATACTAATGGTTCAATCTTTGCAAGATATATTGATATAATGCAAGCAACAGATATTATTCAACCAACTAAGTTATTAGGTGGTGTTGATATTGCGAATGCTACAAGTCCTAAGGGACATACAACAGCAGCAAGTTTCTGAATATATAATTCATTTGATAAAAAAGCATATAAAGTGGCAGAATATACGCATTCAAATGCTACTCAGCAATTTAAAACCGAATTAGAACAAGTAAAAGATATTTTAGAGTTTTATAATAATCAATTAAATCAATATTTTAATTTAATACAGCAAGGTATATCAATCAATGTTGATGATAGTGCTTATTCAACATTACAAAGTTTAAATAGAGAAAAATATAATTATTCTTTTTGTCAATATATGACATTTAAACCAGCACAAAAACAAAAATTTAAAATAAGACATCGTATTGAAGCATTCACCATGTTAATAAATACTAATCAATTAAAATGATTATGAGAAAAATGCCCTGTAAGTAAAACCCAATATGAATTAATTCAATGAGAAGATAAGCCTGATGCAAGAGAAGAACGAATGTTAGACTTATATGATGATACATTTGATAGTGATTTTTATGCTTTACACTTTGAATTAGTACCAATGGTTAATCATAATAGTTCATCAGATTATAAATTATGACAACAAAGGGAGTGATTAACTTAA
- a CDS encoding lipoprotein → MKKTLSILGTITLIGTSTTSLVACNKPQEYTPEELAKLKKENQINTTNQEIRDNLEWIAPQEKPFNTVDNKWYYIIYKDNSNNIKLSKRINNNPDVNIKLPWSNLWIKVYRWNGEEQNLPDLIVDNDGNVKVKEE, encoded by the coding sequence ATGAAAAAAACATTAAGTATTTTAGGAACAATCACTTTAATTGGAACAAGTACAACCAGTTTAGTTGCTTGTAATAAACCACAAGAATACACCCCCGAAGAATTAGCAAAATTAAAAAAAGAAAACCAAATAAATACTACTAACCAAGAAATCAGAGACAATTTAGAATGAATAGCACCACAAGAAAAACCATTTAATACAGTTGACAATAAATGATATTACATAATATATAAGGATAATTCTAATAATATAAAATTATCAAAAAGAATAAATAATAATCCAGATGTTAATATTAAATTGCCCTGGTCTAATTTATGAATAAAAGTTTATCGTTGAAATGGTGAAGAACAAAATTTACCTGACTTAATTGTTGATAATGATGGTAATGTAAAAGTTAAGGAAGAATAA